The DNA region AATTAATCAACTCTAACAACTTCTTTATTCTTATAATATCCACATTCACGACAAACTCTGTGTGGCTTAATTGTTGCCCCACAGTTTTTACATGCTATTAAAGTTGCCCCAACTAATTTAAAATGGGTACGGCGTTTTCTTTTTGCCTGTTTGGATGTTTTGCGAAATGGTACTGCCATTATTTCCCCTCCTTTGTCGTTTTAACCAATTTTTCGTGTAATTGTTCTCATCGTGAATCCACTTGTGTGGCCTGATATGCTGCAAATTCTTCTTCGGAAAAAACTTGCCAAGTTGAATCACCACTAATTATTTTATCACTATTTTTTGATAAATTAATAGGAATATTCATAATTATTTCATCTCACGCATATTTTATTATATCAAAGTTTTGTTCATTTAAATAATTAATATCACTTTTTTTATAAAATTTAAAACTATATTCATCGTTTCATTTTAAATTAATTGGCACCTTAAAATGTTCTAAGCTTCGTGCATCTTCCACAATAATTTCACCCTGAATTGTTGCCACAACATTAATTGCATTTAAATTTGAATGATAAGTAAGTGTTCCTTTAATAACAACACCATTAAGCGCTTTAATATTTGGTGAATAAGCTAGTAACTCATCAGCAATAATTAGCGGTGTTTCAATTGAAATTATTGGTTGCTTGATCAAATCTGCTTCTGTATAAATCATTATTTTCCCCCATTTACTATTAATTTTAACAGATTTTTTACTACAATTAATTTGATGAATAAAATTTTTTTTGGAAAATTATTGTTATAATATAACTATACATTTATTTTTAAATACTAAATGTGTAAAAATGAGGAGCCAAAATGAAAATAATAACATATGACAAAGAGAACCAGTTAACTGAATTGCAAATTCAATTAATTGAAAAGTTAAATAACGATATTCAAAGTGTTTTAGAGTTAACTATCAACGAATTAGCGGACAGTCTTTTTATTAATACATCAACATTAAGTCGGTTAATTAAAAAATTAGGTTTTGAAAATTATAGTAAATTTAAAGTGTGAGTTGCCGGAAAATATAATAATATTAAAGAATTTGATATTCAAGAAGATGACACAACCTTACATAATGTTATTGATAATATTTATAAATTACACACCTATGCTCTGGATGAAACTTATCGCAATTTAAAAATGAACCAGTTAGAACGAATTATCGATACAATTCATAATAGTAACCGCATTATTATTTGGGGCATTAGCCGTCATAGTTTAATTTGTGATAATTTAAATCTCCACTTAAATGTTTTAAAATATAATTCAACTTATTTATCAAACTATTATGCAACAATTCAAATCATTGAAACGCTTGGAGCAGAAGATCTCTTAATCTTAGTTTCTAAAAGTTTACAAGACGCTGAATATCATTTCTTAATCGAAATTGCATCAAAACGAAATGTTCAAATTATTTTACTAACAATCAACAAAGAATATAAAGGGCCCGCTAATTTACAAAAATTAACTTTAGAAAATACGGAAATTTTAAATTTTTATATTGATAACCCCCGTTATGTTTCACGTTTAATGTTAATTAATATAATATTTGGGATGTTAATTGCTAAATACCATCCTACCCATAATGAAGAATATCAAGATTATTACTTGGCAATTGATGAATGACATGAATATGTTAAAAAAATGAAATAGGTAAACCTATTTCATTTTTTTAACGAATTTGTAATTTTAGTTTTGCTAAATTAGCCTTAATTTTATCAAATTGTTGATTAACATCTGCTTCTGTTAATTGTTTTGCCATATTATTAAAAGTGAAACTAATTGTTAAAGCATGATGTTTTGGCATTGCTTTTTCATCAAAATATTGATCAATCACTTCTGTTGTGACAACATCTTTAACTTCTGTTAAAATTGTTTTTTTAATATCTTGATAACTTAATTCGTTTGGTACTCAAATTGAGATATCACGACTACTTGGTGTAAACTTATAAAGATTAGTAAAAAAAGTTCTTTTTTTAGCAGGATAATTAAAGATTACTTCAAAGTTAATTTCACCAAAATAAACTGGTGCTTTTAAATCATGTTCTTTACTATAGACTGGATGAATTACCCCAATTACTGCTAACAATTGTTTTCCTAATCAAATTTCACTGGTTTGATATGGATGATAAACATTATTTGCTGGTGCTTTTTGATAAGTTAACGCATTAAGATCAATTTGTTCACTTTCGAAATAAGCTTCTAATAAACTTTTCATATAGTAATATGAATTTGTTAGTTTTTCCCCGGTTGCTTTATTTTCAACAATTTCAGTTTGGCTAACAAACGCCCCATGATAATAACTTTCCCCATCATTTGCGTAAATCTTTTCCACGGTAAATAATTTTACATTTTTATTATTCCGTGCATTATTATAAACAACACTCTCTAATAAACTGTTTGTTAAACTTAAGCGCATTACTTCGTGTTCTTGTGATAATGGCGATAATAAATGATACGGTTTTTGATAATTAAAAAAGTTAAAATTTTCAATTTCTTTCGTACTAACTAAGGCATAAGTTTTTGCTTGATAAAAACCGTTATTTAATAAAAATGTTTCAAAATTTCGCATTGTTTTTTCATCTGGACGCTTTGCTTTTGCTAAATTAGGAAGCATTGGTGGTTGTGGGATAATTTGATCATAACCAAACAAGCGGGCAATTTCCTCAATTAAATCTGCTTTTTGAAAAATATCTGTTCTTGTTACTGGTGGCGTTACTAACAATTTTCCCCCTGTTTCTTGTAAACGAAATGCTAATGGTTCTAATAAGATTTTAATATCTGCTAGCTGAAAATTATGACCAATCAACTGGTTAATTTCAGTTAAACTAATGCTAATTGGTTCAACGGCTTTTTTATATTCTTTAATAAAATTTAAAACAGATAATTCTTCTAAAAAACCATTAATTTTTAATAAGTATAAATAACGTGACAATCCTAAACCAACTGTTGCATAACTAAGCGGTTTAATATAACGTTGTAAGTTAATATTACTAATCCCAACTTTCCGTTGTTGTTGCCGCATTACAATATGATTCAAGTGTAATGCTAAAACAGTAATCTCTTTTGTCTTAGCATTTACAGCATACATTGGATTTACCCGCACCCCAATTAATTCCACAAATTCATCACCATCAACAACAACTAAATCACCTTTATTAATTGCAAAAGTTTTATTTTCATAATTATCAGTAATTTTTAATGTTGCTTTAATTTTATCAAAATCATAAATTAATAATGGCTGTCCTGTTTCTAACGTTGTTTTAATTGCTAGATCTCCTAATGGATCAGCGCTATTTGATTGATATTCATTAATTTTTAATCATACTCGTTCGGCTAATTTTAATGGAGTTTGCTCTGCTGTTAACTTGACATTAACACTAATTGCTGATTGAACAGCAACTGAATCTAACACCACTTTTAACGGATTCTGATATTCTTTTAAATTTTCTGTTGACTCAAGTTCTAAAGGATATAATTCCCGCTTAAAATAACGAGCTAATTCCCGCGCTAATTCATAAGCGCTTAAGCAATCACTACGATTTAATGTTAAATCAATTTCAAACAAATAATCTGTTAAACCAATTTTTGCTAAGACATCATCAGCGCCAATCATATCATAAGAAACTTCTTTCTCATTAAAACTTAAAATAATCTCATCTTTTTCTTGATCTGTTAAATATTTCTCAGCAATTCCTAATTCGCTTAAGGAACATAACATTCCCTCAGAAGCATATCCTTTAATTTGGCGGGGTTCAATTTTCAGACCATTTGCTAAAACAGCACCTGGTTTTGCCACAACAGTATAACCATTTTCAGTTGGATTTTTAGCACCACAAACAATTGGGTCCACTAATTCTTGACCCGTATCAACTAAGCAAAATTTTAGATGTGTATCAGAAATTTCATTTACAACTTGAATTCGGCCACAAACAACATTACTATTACGATCAAAATTATGGGTACGTTCAACCTCAAACCCTAAACTATTTAATGCTGCAACAATCTCATCATTACTAATATCTTCAAAATCAATATATTTATTTAATCATTTTCTTGTAATAATCATCATGGACCTCCTAATCAAATTTCTTAAACTGTTCTAAAAAGCGAACATCATTCGTGTAAAAACGGCGAATATCATCAATCCCATATTTAATCATTGCAATTCGTTCAATTCCAATTCCAAAGGCAAATCCTGCTAATTCTGGATCTTGGCCACAAGCCTGATACACAAGTGGGTTAATCATTCCAGCTCCCATAATTTCAATTCATCCTGTTTGTTTACAAATTGAACAACCTTGGCCATGACAATTAACACAAGTAACATCCACTTCAACTGAAGGTTCCGTAAACGGAAAGAAACTTGGTCGTAAACGAATTTTGGTATCTTCACCAAACATTCTTTGGCAAAAATACTGAATTGTTCATTTCAAATTAGCAAAACTAGTTTGTGGAGCAATTAAAAAACCATCCACTTGCATAAATTGGTGCGAATGTGTTGCATCATCATCATCGCGGCGATAAGTGTTCCCCGTTGAAATCATCGCGATGATTTCATGTTTGCTTTTCATTTGTGAAATTGCCCGCGCTGTCATATTTGTACAATGTGTCCGTAATAACGTATTTTTAGTAATATAAAAGGTATCTTGCATATCACGCGCTGGATGGCCAATTGGTAAATTTAACCGTTGAAAGTTATATTCATCATCTTCAACTTCTGTTCCAAAAACAATATCATAACCTAACTCTTGAAATAATTGTGAAATTTCATCAATAACTTGGTTTAACGGATGTTTTGTTGCTAACGTTAAATTATACCCTGGTAATGATAAATCAATTTTTTCTTGTTCTAACATTGCCATTGCCATTGTGCTCTCTAATTCACTTTTCTTTGTTTGGCATAATTCCGTTAACGTTGTTTTAATAACATTTGCTCGCTTTCCAACAGTTAAGCGTTCTTCATGACTAATATCTTTCATTTTTTTTAAAAGATCATTTAAAGTTGATTTCTTTCCTAAATATTCCAATTGTAAAGCCGCAAGTTCAGCAATAGTTGTTGCTGCCGCAATTTTGTTAGTTGCTTGAGTAAATAATAATTCTAATTCTTTCTCCATGGCCTTTTCCTTTCTTGCCGAATGATTTATTGAGTAAGAAAAAACCTTGCTTATATCAAAAAATATAAACAAGGAGTAATTAACTTACGGTACCATCCTTTTTTACTAATAAATTAGTCTTAATTACAGTTAACGAAATTATTATCAAAATAATAATCCGGCTGGGATTAGCAGCTCTTCTTAGGTGAATTCCTAATCAACTAAGCAGTTATTTTCACCAACCATAACTTCTCTGTGTCTTAAGTTAGAAAGTACTACTCCTAATTCAACGATTTAATCTGAAATTTTATAATTATATTATAACCTATTTTATTCTGTAAGTTCATTTAGTTTACGTTTTTTTACCAAATACATTGATAATGATCACGATAGTACTAAAATGGCACTAATAATAGTTCCAACCTTGACTGGAGTTTGTCAATTTAATGGTAAATTAATAACAAACTTAAATTGGTGAAGAATAATATCGATTGCAAAGTATCACACCAGTAATGAAATAACATATGCTAATAACAACATCAATAAAACGCCAAGGACATAATTACCAATAATAATAAAGTTTACTTGCCGTGGTTTATATCCTAATGCTCGCATTGTTAAAATAATTTGACTTGCTTCGTCAATGACTGATGATGTAATTACTGCTAAAATAATAAAAATAATCATTCCATTTAAAATTTGTAAAATTAACAAGGAATCATTTAAGAGTCCCAGTCCCGCTTGTGCTAACAATTTTTGCAACGCAATCATTTCAACATTATTGGGACCAGTAAAAATACTAATATCACTGCCATCACTAGTTACAGTTTGCATAATCTTTTGTAAACTATCAGTAACATCATGGTTAAAAATATTAATTGTAAGGTTTTGCAATGTAATCTTATAATTTTGTTTTCCCGTTAATAAATTTTTTGGGTTAATTTTATCATGCACCATAATTTCTTTTGAAATTACCCCATTATATAAGTCTGGAACTGGTTGTCCATGAAAATCACGGAAAAAGTAACGAATAACATCAGCATTAACAAAAATATTACGACGAGTTGTATCATTTTTAATAATCCCTTTTACTATAATCGAAATATTATATGGTGTTGAAGTATTTTTAACGGTAAATTCATATGAAGAACCAACTTGTAAATTATTCAACCGTGCCATTTTTTCAGAAATTATAGCTGGAATTGCTACCCGACTTAAAGGGGTTGCTAATAAATTTGCAACAACTTGCTGATCAATTCCTTGCATTTGATAAAATTTAGCTCAAGTTTGCGGTTCAATTCCTTTTAAAACAACATCATTTATGACTGCTGCTTCATTAATACTTGGTGTTACTGGTAAATTAACTAATGGTAGTTCAGTTTGCGGGTTATAATATAACGTATTAAAAGTAAGAACAGTTTTAACATGGCTTTGGTCAATGATCCCCGTTCAATTAACAATGTTTTTTAATCAATCTGGTAGTGGCAACCCACCACTAGTTGATAAATCATTAATAATTTGCGTTAAATCAGCCAAATAAACTGACTTATAAATCGGTTGATAAGCAAGTAATTTCATTAAATTAGCAGCATCATGCGGATTTTTGTGAATTTCAGCAGCAAGCGTTCTAAAAGCTGCCAGTGATTTTTCTTGCTCAACTTCAACATTTGTGGTTGGCAACACCCGAAAATGGTTATTATTAACTAATTGTAATTTTTCTTCCCCACTTGGGGTTTGATATTGACTCGTCATCATTAATGTACTAGGAAATTGAAAACGATGATCAACATTTTTTTGATAAACATTACTGAATGATTGCACAATATCCCTAAAAATATCAGAAGCATTAAACTGAATAATAAATAATAAGGATGAAATAAAGAAAATAAACATTACTACTGTTCATTTAAAAAATCCTTTTAAAGTAAATGCTAATTGAATTCGAAATAAAAAACTAGTTTTTCGAAAGATATGTTTAATCCCCGTTACTAAAAAATTAAAATGTAACTTCCCAGCACCGTTAATTAACACTAAACTTGGTTTACGAAGATAACTATAAATAAATAAAAATGATAGTCCGGTAAAAAAGATTGGAATTACCAAAAACAAAATCAACATAAATTGTCATGGTGCATAAATTAAGGCAAACGGAATTAATAACCCCGAAGTATATAAGGTATTAACATACAACTGAATTGGGATACTAAAACAATAACCTAATGCAACCCCCAAGGACATTGTTAAAAAGAATTTTGTTAAAAAGACTCATGATAATTCTGTTGCGCGATAACCAAATGCTTTAAAAATTCCAATTTGACGCCTAGTCTTATTCATTTCCTTTTTCATGGTATAGTTAATAAAAATAAAACCTAAAAATAATAAAACGCTACCAACAGCACTATATAGAATAATTTGAATATTAATGTTTTGTGTTTGAGTTGCAATATAACCATCATCATAGGCAATTAATGTTGTTGTTGGATTAATATAAGCTTGGTGCAAATCATTTTTTAAAGTCAAAATTGCGCTAGCATCATTTAACTTGATTAAAACTTTTTGTCATGTTCTAAATTTATTAATTCCTAATTCACCTTTAGCATTAGCATCCGCTAAGGCGCTAAGCATTGCTGGAGTTGTAAATAAAACTCCGTACTGACGAATGTCATTATTATTTGCCGGACGTAAACCCCCACTTGTTCCTGTAATAAAATTATCTAATTTATTCCCAATGCCAACAATTTTTAAACTAAATTCTGGTTTGGTTGGAATAATGTTAATAATATCACCGATTTTAAATTTATTTTGTTCTGCAAATAAGCTACTAATAACAACTTCATTATCCGCCGTTGGTAAGCGTCCGTGGTATAACTTTAATTGATTAAAATTAACCTTCCCGGTGTTGGCTAAATTTGGAACAACAGCAGCCGTAATTTCAAAATTATAATTTGGGGAAGTTTGTTGCGTAATTGATATTGTTTCAAAAACCCCCGCTGAATATGCTGCTGGTATAGTCTGAGTTAATAACCTTGTCGCTAATTCTTTATTGTAATTATAATTATATTTTTTAAAATATAATCAGGCAATGGGATTAACACCATCAATGTTTGTCTTCGTGCCACGACTTGTTTCAATTTCATCTAGTTTATTCATAATCTGAACAAGACGACAAGTCTTTGCAAATGCCGGATTAGGTACTGCCTGACAAGTTGCTTCAATTGTTTTTCATCAAATACTATTTTCATCTAAAATTGCTTCTTCGTTTGGTCCCGTTACTTTAATTTTATGATTATTTTTATCAATAAATTCATTATGCAAATAATAATTTTCAATAAAGTTATCATTATACTCATTAGGAGCGCCAACAAAAAAATAATCTCATTTTTGCGAAGTTCGAGTTAAATCATTATATTTTAGTTTATATTGTAATGCGCCTGATAAAATTCCCGCAATCGTAGCAACAATAATAATTACAAAAAGAATTAAGCCTGCGGCTTCAATTCAGTTTTTAAAATATGATTTTAAATAACTTTTTAAAATTTGACGCATAATGTCTCCCCATTGAATTTTATTTTTGCCCTAATTTGTTTTATTAATTATATCAGGTAATAATACCATTATTTTAATTAACCACCAAGAAAAAAGACCCCATTTTATTTTGCTGGATTATAATAATCATTTTTAGAATCAATTAATTCTGCTAAAACATAACCTATTTGTTCAATAATATCTGTTGGTAACACTGGTTTTTTATATTGTGAAATTTCATCACCCGCAAAACCATGAAGATAAGTTCCAATAATAGCGGCTTC from Spiroplasma sp. NBRC 100390 includes:
- a CDS encoding MurR/RpiR family transcriptional regulator; this encodes MKIITYDKENQLTELQIQLIEKLNNDIQSVLELTINELADSLFINTSTLSRLIKKLGFENYSKFKVWVAGKYNNIKEFDIQEDDTTLHNVIDNIYKLHTYALDETYRNLKMNQLERIIDTIHNSNRIIIWGISRHSLICDNLNLHLNVLKYNSTYLSNYYATIQIIETLGAEDLLILVSKSLQDAEYHFLIEIASKRNVQIILLTINKEYKGPANLQKLTLENTEILNFYIDNPRYVSRLMLINIIFGMLIAKYHPTHNEEYQDYYLAIDEWHEYVKKMK
- a CDS encoding YceD family protein, whose amino-acid sequence is MIYTEADLIKQPIISIETPLIIADELLAYSPNIKALNGVVIKGTLTYHSNLNAINVVATIQGEIIVEDARSLEHFKVPINLKWNDEYSFKFYKKSDINYLNEQNFDIIKYAWDEIIMNIPINLSKNSDKIISGDSTWQVFSEEEFAAYQATQVDSRWEQLHEKLVKTTKEGK
- a CDS encoding ABC transporter permease, with product MRQILKSYLKSYFKNWIEAAGLILFVIIIVATIAGILSGALQYKLKYNDLTRTSQKWDYFFVGAPNEYNDNFIENYYLHNEFIDKNNHKIKVTGPNEEAILDENSIWWKTIEATCQAVPNPAFAKTCRLVQIMNKLDEIETSRGTKTNIDGVNPIAWLYFKKYNYNYNKELATRLLTQTIPAAYSAGVFETISITQQTSPNYNFEITAAVVPNLANTGKVNFNQLKLYHGRLPTADNEVVISSLFAEQNKFKIGDIINIIPTKPEFSLKIVGIGNKLDNFITGTSGGLRPANNNDIRQYGVLFTTPAMLSALADANAKGELGINKFRTWQKVLIKLNDASAILTLKNDLHQAYINPTTTLIAYDDGYIATQTQNINIQIILYSAVGSVLLFLGFIFINYTMKKEMNKTRRQIGIFKAFGYRATELSWVFLTKFFLTMSLGVALGYCFSIPIQLYVNTLYTSGLLIPFALIYAPWQFMLILFLVIPIFFTGLSFLFIYSYLRKPSLVLINGAGKLHFNFLVTGIKHIFRKTSFLFRIQLAFTLKGFFKWTVVMFIFFISSLLFIIQFNASDIFRDIVQSFSNVYQKNVDHRFQFPSTLMMTSQYQTPSGEEKLQLVNNNHFRVLPTTNVEVEQEKSLAAFRTLAAEIHKNPHDAANLMKLLAYQPIYKSVYLADLTQIINDLSTSGGLPLPDWLKNIVNWTGIIDQSHVKTVLTFNTLYYNPQTELPLVNLPVTPSINEAAVINDVVLKGIEPQTWAKFYQMQGIDQQVVANLLATPLSRVAIPAIISEKMARLNNLQVGSSYEFTVKNTSTPYNISIIVKGIIKNDTTRRNIFVNADVIRYFFRDFHGQPVPDLYNGVISKEIMVHDKINPKNLLTGKQNYKITLQNLTINIFNHDVTDSLQKIMQTVTSDGSDISIFTGPNNVEMIALQKLLAQAGLGLLNDSLLILQILNGMIIFIILAVITSSVIDEASQIILTMRALGYKPRQVNFIIIGNYVLGVLLMLLLAYVISLLVWYFAIDIILHQFKFVINLPLNWQTPVKVGTIISAILVLSWSLSMYLVKKRKLNELTE
- the pheT gene encoding phenylalanine--tRNA ligase subunit beta, coding for MIITRKWLNKYIDFEDISNDEIVAALNSLGFEVERTHNFDRNSNVVCGRIQVVNEISDTHLKFCLVDTGQELVDPIVCGAKNPTENGYTVVAKPGAVLANGLKIEPRQIKGYASEGMLCSLSELGIAEKYLTDQEKDEIILSFNEKEVSYDMIGADDVLAKIGLTDYLFEIDLTLNRSDCLSAYELARELARYFKRELYPLELESTENLKEYQNPLKVVLDSVAVQSAISVNVKLTAEQTPLKLAERVWLKINEYQSNSADPLGDLAIKTTLETGQPLLIYDFDKIKATLKITDNYENKTFAINKGDLVVVDGDEFVELIGVRVNPMYAVNAKTKEITVLALHLNHIVMRQQQRKVGISNINLQRYIKPLSYATVGLGLSRYLYLLKINGFLEELSVLNFIKEYKKAVEPISISLTEINQLIGHNFQLADIKILLEPLAFRLQETGGKLLVTPPVTRTDIFQKADLIEEIARLFGYDQIIPQPPMLPNLAKAKRPDEKTMRNFETFLLNNGFYQAKTYALVSTKEIENFNFFNYQKPYHLLSPLSQEHEVMRLSLTNSLLESVVYNNARNNKNVKLFTVEKIYANDGESYYHGAFVSQTEIVENKATGEKLTNSYYYMKSLLEAYFESEQIDLNALTYQKAPANNVYHPYQTSEIWLGKQLLAVIGVIHPVYSKEHDLKAPVYFGEINFEVIFNYPAKKRTFFTNLYKFTPSSRDISIWVPNELSYQDIKKTILTEVKDVVTTEVIDQYFDEKAMPKHHALTISFTFNNMAKQLTEADVNQQFDKIKANLAKLKLQIR
- the pheS gene encoding phenylalanine--tRNA ligase subunit alpha produces the protein MEKELELLFTQATNKIAAATTIAELAALQLEYLGKKSTLNDLLKKMKDISHEERLTVGKRANVIKTTLTELCQTKKSELESTMAMAMLEQEKIDLSLPGYNLTLATKHPLNQVIDEISQLFQELGYDIVFGTEVEDDEYNFQRLNLPIGHPARDMQDTFYITKNTLLRTHCTNMTARAISQMKSKHEIIAMISTGNTYRRDDDDATHSHQFMQVDGFLIAPQTSFANLKWTIQYFCQRMFGEDTKIRLRPSFFPFTEPSVEVDVTCVNCHGQGCSICKQTGWIEIMGAGMINPLVYQACGQDPELAGFAFGIGIERIAMIKYGIDDIRRFYTNDVRFLEQFKKFD
- the rpmF gene encoding 50S ribosomal protein L32 encodes the protein MAVPFRKTSKQAKRKRRTHFKLVGATLIACKNCGATIKPHRVCRECGYYKNKEVVRVD